The proteins below come from a single Halomonas binhaiensis genomic window:
- the fabV gene encoding enoyl-ACP reductase FabV, whose translation MIIKPKVRGFICTTTHPVGCEKNVLEQIEATRARGLDTSKGPKKVLVIGASSGYGLSARITAAFGYGADTLGVFFEKPGTESRPGTAGWYNSAAFDKFAKAEGLYSKSINGDAFSHEARDKAIELIKQDMGQIDLVVYSLASPVRKLPDTGELKRSSLKPIGETYTATAIDTNKDTIIEASVEPATEQEIEDTIAVMGGEDWELWIKALAEAGVLAEGARSVAFSYIGTEITWPIYWHGALGKAKEDLDRAAAAIDESLKTSGGGANVAVLKSVVTQASAAIPVMPLYIAMVYKIMKEQDIHEGTIEQLNRLFGERLYGGLGLATDDHGRLRLDDWELRDDVQQACKDLWAKVTTENLSTITDYSGYKHEFLKLFGFERKDVDYDADVNPEVNFDVVQL comes from the coding sequence TATCTGCACCACAACCCATCCTGTCGGCTGCGAGAAGAATGTTCTCGAGCAGATCGAGGCGACACGTGCCCGTGGTCTCGATACGTCCAAGGGGCCGAAGAAGGTGCTGGTGATCGGAGCATCCAGTGGCTATGGTCTGTCTGCGCGTATCACTGCCGCCTTTGGCTATGGAGCTGACACGCTCGGGGTGTTCTTCGAAAAGCCTGGCACCGAAAGCAGGCCGGGTACTGCGGGTTGGTACAATTCTGCCGCTTTTGACAAGTTTGCCAAGGCCGAAGGACTGTACAGCAAGTCCATCAATGGTGATGCCTTCTCCCATGAAGCTCGTGACAAGGCCATTGAACTGATCAAGCAGGATATGGGACAGATCGACCTGGTGGTCTACTCCCTGGCATCTCCGGTGCGCAAACTGCCGGATACAGGAGAACTCAAGCGTTCCAGCCTCAAGCCCATCGGCGAAACCTACACCGCGACCGCCATCGACACCAACAAGGACACCATCATCGAGGCATCGGTGGAGCCGGCTACCGAGCAGGAAATCGAAGATACCATCGCGGTGATGGGTGGCGAGGACTGGGAACTGTGGATCAAGGCATTGGCCGAGGCCGGTGTGCTGGCTGAAGGCGCCCGCAGTGTGGCATTCAGCTATATCGGTACCGAAATCACCTGGCCGATCTACTGGCATGGAGCATTGGGCAAAGCCAAGGAAGACCTCGATCGTGCTGCTGCTGCCATCGATGAGTCTCTCAAGACCAGTGGCGGCGGTGCCAACGTGGCCGTGCTGAAGTCGGTAGTGACCCAGGCCAGTGCCGCCATTCCTGTGATGCCGCTATATATCGCCATGGTCTACAAGATCATGAAGGAACAGGATATCCACGAGGGTACCATCGAGCAGCTCAATCGCCTGTTCGGCGAACGTCTCTATGGCGGCCTGGGCCTGGCGACCGATGACCATGGCCGCCTGCGCCTGGACGATTGGGAGCTGCGTGACGATGTTCAGCAGGCCTGCAAGGACCTGTGGGCCAAGGTCACCACCGAGAACCTGTCCACCATTACCGACTATTCCGGCTACAAGCATGAGTTCCTCAAGCTGTTCGGCTTCGAGCGCAAGGACGTGGATTACGACGCGGATGTCAATCCGGAGGTGAACTTCGACGTCGTCCAGCTGTAA